A region of the Acidobacteriota bacterium genome:
GTTCTATCTCTATGCTCAAATCCATTGTTCATGATTGTGAAGGTTCAGCGTCTGCTCGCTTTGTACCGCGCAATGGAAAAACACGGCTTGGGATTGTCCTCCTGGTAAGCATCATCGGCTGGGGGTGCACTCCGAATGAAGACGAACTGCGCCAACAACACGCGACCGCGTTGACGAAAGCCGAAACCATAGGCCTTCCGGTCAGCACCGTGTCAGGAGAACTGGAATCTCTGGAACGCATGGAACCACTGCTGGATTCTGTGGGTCAGGAAGTGGGCGGCACGAAAGGCTTGATCGGAAAGACGCAAATCATCTTGAGAGGGTTTGAACTTCTGCAAAGCGACACGCTTTACACCAGACCGGGATTGGAATCATTCCAGGGAGCCTGGGATGCGATCAAAACTTCGTGGGGAGGCGCCGCGCGAATCCTGCCGCCTGATGCCGCTGTGGCACTGGCTGCGGTGGAGACCTCATTCCGATCAGCCAACAGCCCTCTCAGTTCCGCCACAGGGCTTTGGCAACTCGTGACGCCCAAAGCACCGTTTGGCGCGCAGGAACGATTCGAGCGGCCAAGCAATTATTGGCAGCAAATGTACAACGATTGTTTTGATAAGTTGGATGGTGTCCAGAACACAGAACTGAGAAAACAAACCGCTGGCATGTTGGCGCATTGGCTGAATAACGCGCACAACGTAGACCGCTCGCCCAGCGCGCAGGAGCTTCAGGACATACGCGTCCCGCTTGTTATCGCACAATACCTGAACGGCCCGTCGTTGCTCAACAATGTCACAGCCCCTTCCCTGCGGATCGTGACTCAAGCTCGCGCAGTCGGGAAAAACCCTCCACCGAGAATTTACCTTGCGCGCTTTGCTGTCTATCTGGCGATTGTGCGCGCTTACATCGAACAAACACAGCGGGAAGGATTGGGAGTCGCAGACTCGAGCGTCTCACTTGAACAGACGCCTTATTTTCAGGAATCGGTCAAGCAACATTTATGGTGGGTGCTAACAACGCCGAATTTTGGAATTGAGCTTCACACACCTTCCGAACCAACGATGTACGAACAGGCAAAGGAATATATAACCGGGTCGTGAATGCTCCGCTGAGCCTGCGCTTGAAGTTTGAGTACATTCTCGTGGATTTCTGACATTCCCTGAAAAAGAAATAGGCGCGACAGTCGTGGGATTGCCTGTCGCGCCTGATAAATGCGGTTACCTTCCTCACCCTTGGTAACCGCTGACACCGTCAGTGGAACTAACCACCTGGTATCTCGTTGCCCCACCTAAGCTAGAGCAAGCTCGGTGCCACAACCATCCGCGTCGCAAAAATGCGCGAGAAAGTCAATAATGACAGGCCTTTCAGCGATTTTACCGACTCACCTGATGCCTCGAACCTTGACAGGAATTGAGAAGTTTTTACACAAACCGCTCTGAACATTTTTCGCAAACCGCTTCGAACGCTGAAAATTTACATCAACTACTACGTAATTTTGGGATCACGAGATTTGGGCAAAAACTTGCCTTGAGCAATCAGACGTACTTTTCCCGTAGAAAGCTGTTTCTTGTAAGAATTTTGCTTAAAAAGGGTGCGATCGTTTAGCGATGTATTGACTTAAGAATGACCACTGCCTAGAATCCTGATACCTTATCAAAGCAGTTCACAAGTAGTTCCGATTCATTTGCCCCGATCCTTTAAGAAAAGCGGTCAGTTCTTTGGGGTCTTTCCTAATCACGATCAAAGAAAAATCGTGAAGACATTTGTTCAGTACCAAGTTCCATATCTCAATTCATAGGCCGTTTTGACCTGAAGGGATTCCTCGTTCCGAAAAAGTCACGATGGCCGGAAGATTGTCCAAATACGCTGTTGGTCAAAACTTCTTCGTGGCAGTTTGTCCTTCGGCATTTATCACAGAGGATTTTAGAAATATGGCTGAACCATTCCTATCTGAAATCAGAATCATGTCGTTCGTATTTGCGCCCAAGGGCTGGGCGCTCTGCAACGGCCAGTTGCTCCCCATCAATCAGAATCAAGGGCTCTTTAGCCTGTTAGGTACAACCTTTGGCGGCGATGGGCGTGTCAACTTCGCGCTGCCTGACCTGCGTTCACGCGTGCCAATTCACGTTGGCAGTGGTCATACGCTCGGAGAGAAAGGCGGCGAGCAGGCGCATACTCTTTCGATTGCGGAAATTCCGACGCATACGCATGTCCTCAGCGGGACATCGAACGCAGGCACGCAGTTAACCACAGGCGGAAATCTTCTGGCCAATAACTCAAACTTTGGTTATCACTCTCCAGATAACCTGGTGGCCATGTCCCCCAGTACGGTTGCGAATGTTGGCGGCAGTCAGGCGCATTTGAATATGCAGCCATTCCTGACCCTGAGTTTCTGTATCGCGCTTCAGGGCATTTTCCCATCACCAAACTAGAAGGAGGTAGGTAACATGGCACAACCTTATGTCGGTGAAATCAGAATGTTCGCGGGAAACTTTGCCCCGGCAGGCTGGATGTTTTGTGAAGGGCAGCTACTTCCCATTTCTGAAAACGAGACGCTGTTCAATTTGATTGGCACAACCTATGGCGGCGATGGGCAGTCAACTTTTGCGCTGCCAGACCTGCGTGGCCGCATCCCAATTCATCAAGGGAACGGGTTCATTCTTGCGGAAACAGGCGGTGCGGAGGAGATCACGCTTACCATCAATCAGATCCCCGCACACAGTCACCCGATGCTGGCGACAATGACGGTGGCGAATGATAAGACTCCCGCGAATAACGTACTTGCTCAAACAGGCACGTATGATGGATTCCAGAGCAGCCCAGCTACAGCAGCCATGGCTCCTCAATCAATTGGTTCCGTGGGTGGCAGTCAACCTCATACGAACTTTCAACCATACCTGTGCATCAATTTCATCATCTCGTTATTTGGGATTTTCCCAAGCCCAACATGATCTGATGGTGCGCTGCTGTTTTTGCGAATTAAAATAATTACCACGATATTTGGGTTTTTCCCCAAGTTGAGTTTAATGGAGATCAATATGGCAGATCCTTTTGTCGCAGAGATTCGCATTTTCCCTTTCAACTTCGCCCCGAAAGGCTGGGCCTGGTGTGATGGCCAGTTATTACCGCTTTCACAAAATACGGCGCTTTTCTCCCTACTGGGTACGACCTATGGAGGGAATGGCAAATCCAACTTTGCACTCCCAGATTTGCAGGGTCGCGCTCCTATGCATCCGGGTCAGGGGCCTGGCCTCTCGCTCCACGATCTGGGCGAAACCGGAGGCTCAGAAACCGTTTCGCTGTTGGAATCTGAGATACCTGCCCACTCTCATGCATTGATGGCACAGGGGGCACCCGCGGATACAAATGTTCCAGCGGGAAATAGTATTGCCAGGGTCATAGGTGCGACACCTTACCTACCGCCTGCTGGCGCGCCATTGGTTTCGATGTCAGGTCAGGCTTTAGCACCCGCTGGGGGCGACCAGCCGCATAACAACATGCAGCCGTATCTGACGTTTTACTTTAACATCGCGCTGCAAGGTGTCTTCCCGCCGCGCACGTAGTGCGGCGGCTGTATTCAAGTTGAATAAAGCGGGCAAGGTTCTACAAGGTCTTTGAATAACCTTGCCCGCACTTTCTTAACCTGGATCCAGACGACTAAACCGTTGACAGACACCGAATCGTCACCTAAACTCCCGGCTTGTCCGTGGCGATTTTCTTCACTATTTGAGTATCTGTTTGGAAATGCTCCTCACTCACTGGCAACGGGCCGAACTCACAGGTCGCAATTTGAGCATTCCCGCAGCAAAACTTTCGTAATCTTTTATAAAGAGACTTCAGGCGATTCAGGTCGCCCGTCCCATCAGTCTTCTTCATAGTGTTTGATTGTCCATAATGCGAACTCGTTTGGCAGGTTTTGCCAACTCTGTCCGAACCACGACTTTGAGGCCTATATGAAACGAATTTCCATCCTGATTCTCGCACTGGTAGTGGGAGCGTTGTTGATTCCCCAACGTTGGGTATCGCTTGGCGCGCCGAATCTGTCCGGATCGCTGCTCCGGCATGTGGCCGAACCGCAGCGACAAAATCCGCCGGAACGATTGGTCGCCCTCAATCAGTTGGATTCCTTGCCTGTGGCGAATGTGGACGGTTCGCCTCTTGGCCGTGACCCGCGTCGCTGGCGGGAGCTTCTGGCCAGCAAGGTCAATCAGCGATTTCAGGAAGTCTTTCCTGGGGTGGATTTGGTCTTCGCCGGAACGGCCAAGCGGCTGGAAGCCATTTTGATCGTCAAACCGGGCGTTGACCCGGCTTCGATTCATTTTGATTTTCCGCTGGCGGAAGCCATTGGCGCGGATGCCCAAGCCAATATCTGGGTGGCGATGCCCGGCGGCGATCTGGGCTTTATGCGTCCGCTGTTGTCGCGCCAGAATGAAAAAGTCAGCGGCTCATTCGCCGCGCAAGGCTCGCGCGTGGTATTACAAGTGCAGGACCACGATGTCACACAGCCGCTGTTGGTGCGCTTCGATGTAGTGTTTCCAGAACGCGCCATCAACCTGTTGGATCAAATTCTTTATCGCACGTTCAAAGCGGAAAATTATCAGCCGACATCGCCTGCTACTCCTGAACAAACAACAACAGTCACTGCTACTAAAACCGTTGACCAAGCCTCCGCTGCTCCGGGCGCGAACTTGATGTATACAGTGACGATCACTAACACCGGAGCCACGACTGCCAACGGAGTCCAGTTCACAGACACCATCAGCAACAACACGACCTTGGTTGGAGGTTCGGTCAATAGCTCGCCTATCGGCGCTGATGACACATACACGGCAAGCGGTAACATTCCGATTTCGCCCAGCAGCGGCGTGCTGGCCAATGACGTTGATCCCGACACCGGCAACAACACCGGCTTGACCGTCACGCAAGTACAGGGATCAGGAGCCAATGTCGGAGTCGCGACGAACACAACCGCCGCCGGGTTTGGCGGCGTCAACGGATCAGTCACAGTTCAATCCAACGGCAGCTTTACATACGAACCGCCGCCGGGCTTTACCGGCAACGATACCTTCACTTATCGAGTCGCCGACGCCGGAGGCAAATTCAACGACGCGACGGTGACCATCACCATCAGCAACAAGGTCTGGTTCA
Encoded here:
- a CDS encoding phage tail protein, which encodes MAEPFLSEIRIMSFVFAPKGWALCNGQLLPINQNQGLFSLLGTTFGGDGRVNFALPDLRSRVPIHVGSGHTLGEKGGEQAHTLSIAEIPTHTHVLSGTSNAGTQLTTGGNLLANNSNFGYHSPDNLVAMSPSTVANVGGSQAHLNMQPFLTLSFCIALQGIFPSPN
- a CDS encoding phage tail protein; amino-acid sequence: MAQPYVGEIRMFAGNFAPAGWMFCEGQLLPISENETLFNLIGTTYGGDGQSTFALPDLRGRIPIHQGNGFILAETGGAEEITLTINQIPAHSHPMLATMTVANDKTPANNVLAQTGTYDGFQSSPATAAMAPQSIGSVGGSQPHTNFQPYLCINFIISLFGIFPSPT
- a CDS encoding phage tail protein, whose translation is MADPFVAEIRIFPFNFAPKGWAWCDGQLLPLSQNTALFSLLGTTYGGNGKSNFALPDLQGRAPMHPGQGPGLSLHDLGETGGSETVSLLESEIPAHSHALMAQGAPADTNVPAGNSIARVIGATPYLPPAGAPLVSMSGQALAPAGGDQPHNNMQPYLTFYFNIALQGVFPPRT